The segment GGATTCCGAGGCCCCCGGCAGGCTCCCCGAAGGGTTGCTTTGCCTGCGTGTCCAAGCCCCCGGCTCTGCAGGCTCCAGCGGCCCCGGCCCCCGAGCCCTCGGCATCGCCCCCCATGGCGCCCACCCTGTTCCCCATGGAATCCAAGAGCAGCAAGACGGACAGCATGCGGGTTTCTGGCGCCCCCCAGGCCTGCAAACACCTGGCCGAGAAGAAGACCATGACGAACCCCACAACGGTCATCGAGGTCTACCCGGACACCACCGAGGTCAACGACTACTACCTGTGGTCCATCTTCAACTTCGTCTACCTCAACTTCTGCTGCCTGGGCTTCATTGCGCTGGCCTACTCCCTCAAAGTGAGCCGGGCAGGGGCGCGGGGGGCAGAGGAGCGGGTCCCGGCAGGTGGGGGCCGCCTCGTGGGATCCGGAGACACGCGGATGCTGGCCAGCTCTGAGCCCGCAGGGAGGGGCTGCCCTCCCCATCCTGGGCTGCGGAAGCTTCCAGCGCATCTTGACAGGGCGCGGGGGCCGCAGGACTGGGTTCTCTACACAGCCAGCTTAGTCCTCAAGGTGCAGACTCGGGGCTCGGTCTGTCCTCTGGGCCGTGGGAATTACACTCAGATGTAGCTGCCCCTGGGcactcggggggtggggggagccagcACACAGATGCAGACCCTCAGCACCCTTCCCGTGTCAGCAGGAGGACGGCCAGGCCCCTCACAGGGGAACCTGAAACCAGGCAGACCTTCAGAAGGAGGCCACGGTAGCCGGGGTCTCCGACCACGGTGGACAAGGTCACTgctttctgccttccttctcccaCACTCTTTCTAGACGTCCGTCCTggtggccggggagggggggtgtccAGGGGGAGAGAGGCATGACCCCAAACCCTGAGTGCGTACAACTTTGGGAAGCCCCTGACTGCTGGGAGCGGAGCCGGCTGGGAGCAGAGCAGGGTGCCAGGCAGACAGGACCCCACGTccctggggcagaggggaaagaaatGGGCCCAGATTGCAGGAAGGGGCCTGTGACCCACTCACATCTGAGGTGAGGAGCCCCGTGCAAGTGTGTAAGAACTGAAGAGCCAGGGCTGTTGGAACCCAAGCAGCAGCACCCGCCTCCCTGTCACTCCGGACGGGTTTGGCTCCTGTAGAGTCAGAGGTCACTGTCCCTGGATTCGCGTGTCCGAGGCCAGGTGCACATCACCGACTGCAGCCGCCcggtgaggtgggggcaggggggtgggcagcagTGGGATGTGGgactgcagggagaggagggtcTGGGCCAGGGAGGCTGCAGGGGGGAAGGACAGCAGCCTGGACACAGCTCTGCCTCTGCGCCTCTTCGAGCCCCACCCATGCCCCTGGCATCACATGCCCCGGCCGCCTGGCTCTCCCGACCTCCTGACTCTTCGTCAGCGTCCCCCACCGCCAGGCACACCTTCACCTCCAGGCTGGTGCACGGAGCTCTGGGCCTCTGCCATGTGGGGCCTGTGTggtgtgaatgagtgtgtgtgagtgtgcatggaTGCACGAGCGTGTGTGCCCACGTAGGCGTGAATGCGCGTGTGCACAGGTGTGTAGGTGTGGATGTGTAAGTGTAattgcatgtgtgcatgtgtgtggatgTGAATGCGTGTGTATATTTGTGCACGTGAGTGTGTTATGTGTGGGCTCgcgtgtgtttatgtatataagtgagtgtgcgtgtgtatgggtgtgcatatgtgtgcgaGTGTATACAGGTGTGGGTGTGCGTGTAATTCATTGCATTGCGTGTGCGTGCGTGAGTGTGCATATATTTGTGAGTGTGTGGGTGAGTGGTACGTGACTTTGTgcgcatgtgtgcgtgcgtgtgcctgtgtgtgctgTGAAAGCACACCGGAAAGGGCCCCTGGGGATTAGGGGTGAAGGCCCCCAGGCCAACCCCAGCTCTGGCCCCAACGGAACAGTGCCAGGCAGAGGGCACTGTGGTGGGGGCAGCTGGTGACGTTTTGCTTCCCCTGGGGCCCTCTTGCCGTGCCCTGACGATGGCCTGTGGACACGGGTCCGGCCGCGTGGGCTCCTGTCCGGAAGCTGTCCCCCCCTTCCCCTTGGCTCGGCTGTGGGCGCCGGCTGGCACAGGGCAGGCCCATCTGGTGCAGGTTGTAGGTAGGTCACAGACTTCTGAATGGTGCAGGACTTGTGCTCTGACGAGGTGGGCAGGAATTGGTCCTTCTGAGGGGTGGAAGGGAGATCACGCTGCCTCCACCCCGGGGCTGCTCCCCCACGTCCTTCCTGGGGGACAGCCAGGGCAGAAAGGCCCGGGGCTTCTGGGGAAGGAGTGTGCAAGGTAAGCTGTCTCTGGCCTGGGCAGAGGGGGTGCAGGAGCGGCGGGCTCGGGCTCCTGCACCTGGGAGcttgtccatctgtccatccagcTGTCTCCTGGCCTGCTGCACCCGACGCTATTTGCAGCCAGTCATGGGCACTTCCAAGGGCGCCTAACGGACTTGGGGTCAGAAGGCCTTGGCTGAAGTCCCAGCTTGGTCCCTGAAGAGGGGTGAGCTCTTCACAAACCACCTTCCTCTGAGCTGGTTCCTGTGTCTGctcacaaaacaaacagaaatgaaaacaacaccCAAGTCAGCACGTGTGAGCGGGGCAGAGGCTGGCATTCGGTGGGTGTGAAGCAGACATTGTGTCCCTGTCACGGGCGCCTGTCCGTCCGCTGTCTCCACCCACGTGGGCCCGTTCCCTTCGATGCCAGCTGGGTCTGCGACACTCCCCTGCCCCAGGCATGGTTGCCCACCCAACCAGACCCATCCCTCCGTCTTGCTGTCACCGGTGCCGAGGCAGGGCCGGCCACTGTAGGGGTCAGACAGGGCTGTACGAGGGGGTAGGTGGACAGAGGGCACCTTCAAGGTGGAGTAAGTGTCATGGtgtttcagaaaaagaatatttccttCCTGGTTTGGGGTGAGTTTGGAGTCCAGAGTGGGAGACTTCCGGGAGGAAGCATCATCTTCACTGGGCTCTGAAGGGTAGGTGAGGTGACAGGTGTTCCAGATATAAACTAGGACATGAGGGTGGGGCGATCTGGGGGGAACTGCAAGGCCCCCATATTCTCTGGGGGCGAGACGACAGTCCTGGAAAGCCAGACTGAGGCCATGCAGTGAAGGATTTGGAAAAATATGTGAGGGGTTTGGATGTCATCATGTGGAAGACCCAGAAGGGAAGATATGACCAGAGCTATGAAATCTGCAGCCAGTGTGAAGGAAGAGGATGAGAGAAGCCCCAGGGCAGAGAAAAGCTAGGGTCCCAGTGTGGTGTCCAGGAAAGGGGCCACATGGCCTGAAccagggcagggatggtgggcagGAGACGAGGAGCAGATATAATGATAGGTTGGTTGTTCCATGTGGGCCCAGGAGGTTGTGGACTTCCCAGTGACAGGGAAGTCAAAAAaattgattgggggggggggtattgtGTCAGTTTTCGTATATACATATTTGCCCACTACCTGCTTTCTGAATGTCAACagcatccacccatctacccacccatccatccatccatccatccatcatccatctatccatcaatcatccatccatccacacatccacccatccatccatccacccacacatccatccatcatccatccattcatccatccaaccaaccatccatctgtccaccatccatccatccacccatccacccatccacccatccacacatccacacacacatccatccatGCAGCCAACCATcaatctgtccatccatccgtctatccaccatccatccatccatccatccacccatccacccatccacacacacatccatccatccaaccaaccatcaatctgtccatccatccatctgtctatccaccatccatccatccatccatccacccatccacccatccacccatccacacacacatccatccatccaaccaaccatcaatctgtccatccatccatctgtctatccaccatccatccatctatccatccatccatccacccatccatccatccatccatccatccattcaccatcCCTTATACATTGATCCCTGCTCCTTTATTCCCTTCAACCCATTCAAATAGTCACCCACTCCTCTATTCATCTGTGTTTATACATGTTCATcttgcttcctcctcccttccgTACTCTGCCCCATCCCGTCCCCCTGTATTTTGTACATCAGTTCACTTGACTATTCATCTAACCTTACTTCCCCCCAGTAGCTTTCCCTGCTTTACTTACCACCTCTACATgtcagccatccatccatcctctgaCCCAGCACACCAATAAATCCACTCATCCTTCAAGCTGACAGCATCCCTTCTTTCCACTGCTCCTCTAGCTGAGCCACGTGCATCCATTCATCATGTACCTGTCTTCACACTCAGCCTTGCTCACTCTCACCTTGTTATCCCTTATGTCATCTCATCCATCCATATGACCCATGcactatcatttttttctattttccctcccttctcatcCATCCACAAATCTAACTACGCTTCTTTGGACTTTGTGGAGGGAGAACGTGCTGAAGAGAGGGAAATCCTAGGATTTACCCTGCGTGAGGGTGGCTTCCTCCTTGGGAACACCTCTTCACAACCAGAGGATCTTGGAAATGGGTCCAGCTCTGCCCACTGTCTTCCCTGTATCTTAACATCCCTTCCCAGAGACCACGGGGCCCGCTGCCTGTTCTGTCTAGTGCCTATTCTTAGGTAACCCCTGTGAATTTTAGATTGAGGAGCCGCTCAGACTAGGGCACACTTACAACCTCCATTGGCTGATCATATAACTCTCTGAGACCAACTTTCTCCTTTGTCTTGTGAATTCATTTGTCGATCCCAGCTCTATTGAGCTACAGTTGACCTACAACATTGGAGAAATCCAACGTGCACAACGTTGCAATTCGATACACGTACATCCTGCAAGATGATCATAACAAGAGGGTTCGTTAGCACATCTGCCACCTCACATAATTATTGTTTTTGTGGTTGGTGGGGGTTTTGGTGGTAGGAACACTTACAATCTGCTCTcgccaactttattttttttttaatgtttatttatttactttgtgtgtgtgtgtgtgtgtgtgtgtgtgtgtgtgtgtgagagagagagagagagagagagagagagagagaatcccaagcaggctccacactgacagcacagagcccagtgtggggctcgaacccatgaaccgtgagatcatgacctgagccgaaatccagagtcggatgcttaattgaccgagccacccaggtgtcacccaccccccccccccccgcctccttgATTCAGTAACTTTCGATCGaatagtacagtattgttaaacagtcctgttttattttaaataatttcaaacgTGGAAAAGTTGCAAAAAGAACCACAAAGAATTCCCGGGTGCCCTCCGCACAGAGGTGCCCCATACCCGTATTTGCCTCTCCCTGGTCTCTGGCCTCGGGCCTCACCTCCCCCCTCTGGCTGCAGGTTCGAGACAAGAAGCTTCTCAATGACCTGAATGGAGCAGTGGAAGACGCCAAGACCGCCCGGCTGTTCAACATCACCAGCTCCGCCCTGGCGGCCTCTTGTATCATCCTCGTCTTCATTTTCCTGCGGTACCCGCTCACCGACTACTAGGACCCCGCCGGGCGCCGCCGGCCGTGGAGACGGAGCCCCGAGACACGTCCGTTGTCATGACTGACGCCATACGGATGCGGTGTGGTTGGGGCAGAGCAGGGCGCGGGCCCTGGGACCCCCCCGAAGCTGTGAAGCGGGCAGCGAGGCCGCCAGAAGCTCCGCACAGTAAGGGGGCAGCGAGCTTCGGGCCAgcccaccctctctgcctctgcccgtTCCCGGGGTCTGGGTTTCTCCCTGTGTTGCCGCACCCTGGCTTCCAGtggctgccccccgccccgccctcctgTGCCGCACCCAGGCTCCTGGGGCCCCTCTGGCCCGACACCCAGCAAGAAGGGCTTCTGTGAGAGCTCCCCGGCTTGGGGGAGCTGCCAGCATCTGGGgactcactctctcctctccgACCCCACCTCCTCCAAGCTGTGACCCTGCTCAGAGCTCTTGTATCTGTGAACTTTCAATAAAATACCTGTCTGGCTCCAGCCCAGCCTCTGTCCCAGGGccgagcagggcaggggggtgggtggaTTTGGCAGCTTTGGGGGCCCCACTCAGGCCCTGCCTGGCGgttcaggcccccccccccagtgccaaCACCGCCGGGGAGGGTTTGCTCCGTGACCTGGCAGTCTTCTGCCCATGGTGCAAGGGGACCGAGGGGGACTTTGGCAGAAGGTGCCCCAAACACGAGTCCTCTCGAGGA is part of the Felis catus isolate Fca126 chromosome D1, F.catus_Fca126_mat1.0, whole genome shotgun sequence genome and harbors:
- the IFITM10 gene encoding interferon-induced transmembrane protein 10 is translated as MSAGWASSPYRPLGLGLQPRGRPGAAEGAQERGQRRRQPRVLPPPRLGRRDAERPGRQRAAGRRKDARTAVQGSACPPGSRQQAQGPGQCPAPLGAPASTTDGAQEARVPLDGAFWIPRPPAGSPKGCFACVSKPPALQAPAAPAPEPSASPPMAPTLFPMESKSSKTDSMRVSGAPQACKHLAEKKTMTNPTTVIEVYPDTTEVNDYYLWSIFNFVYLNFCCLGFIALAYSLKVRDKKLLNDLNGAVEDAKTARLFNITSSALAASCIILVFIFLRYPLTDY